In the genome of Muntiacus reevesi chromosome 5, mMunRee1.1, whole genome shotgun sequence, one region contains:
- the SCT gene encoding secretin has translation MATLVLLLLLPPLLLGGCAARPAPPRAPRHSDGTFTSELSRLRDSARLQRLLQGLVGKRSEQDTENSTAWTKSAEGPLCLLWSDAPTLQAWAPLRPPEDQAWSFQLPLALKAGVMVSKPAVLTAEGTR, from the exons ATGGCCACActggtcctgctgctgctgctgccgccgctgctgctCGGGGGCTGCGCCGCGCGCCCCGCGCCGCCCAG GGCCCCGCGACACTCGGACGGGACGTTCACGAGCGAGCTCAGCCGCCTAAGGGACAGCGCGCGACTGCAGCGGCTGCTGCAGGGCCTGGTGGGGAAGCGCAg cgagCAGGACACAGAGAACAGCACAGCCTGGACCAAGTCTGCGGAGGGCCCGCTCTGCCTGCTGTGGTCGGACGCGCCCACCCTGCAGGCTTG GGCGCCCCTGAGGCCCCCCGAGGATCAAGCCTGGTCTTTCCAGCTGCCTCTTGCACTGAAGGCAGGGGTCATGGTGTCCAAGCCGGCCGTCCTGACTGCTGAGGGGACCCGATGA